The following are from one region of the Stigmatella ashevillena genome:
- a CDS encoding FAD-binding oxidoreductase gives MPSSIELFFTALREQLGAEAVDTNPETLARYGVNFLPCGPRPPSGVLFPDSTGQVQTMVRLANTHGVSLWPTSTGENRGLGLKSPVRPGQVIMELGRRMNRIVEIDETLAYAVVEPGVTYAQMYEELGRRGHTLMMDTTSGPPDGGILGNTLDKGAGYTPYFDHFGMSCGYEVVMPTGEVLRTSDGASPGAKTQYLSKYGYGPFMDGLFVQSNLGIVTRMGVWLMPRPPVIRAFFFTFPDDADFGDIIELIRPLKLNNAVPTLLKVTSDLYALGTEETYPFERTSGRTPLPDALRKELREKHGLGAWLVSGAFYGPTEEALQPMIERIKAHFLRSGRARYISHAEAEQSRILKIHIATFSGQPTRDELDLLRWRPGGGATWFLPATPMVGKIANEHQALSRRILAEHGFEFVTEYVCGPRMSRALHLILFNRQDAEERQRAGRCFRALLKAYSEAGYPISRAPIDAQEEAMARLEVLPDVLGRLKKALDPQGVIAPGKYGIS, from the coding sequence ATGCCCTCTTCCATTGAGCTGTTTTTCACGGCCCTCCGCGAGCAACTCGGCGCCGAGGCCGTGGACACGAACCCCGAAACCCTGGCGCGGTACGGTGTCAACTTCCTGCCCTGTGGGCCGAGGCCTCCCTCCGGGGTCCTCTTCCCCGATTCGACCGGACAGGTGCAGACGATGGTCCGGCTGGCCAACACTCACGGTGTATCGCTTTGGCCTACAAGTACCGGTGAGAACCGGGGGCTCGGGCTCAAGTCGCCGGTCCGGCCCGGCCAGGTCATCATGGAGCTGGGGCGGCGCATGAACCGCATCGTCGAGATTGACGAGACGCTCGCCTATGCCGTGGTGGAGCCCGGCGTCACCTACGCGCAGATGTACGAAGAGCTGGGCCGGCGGGGCCACACGCTCATGATGGACACGACCTCGGGTCCACCGGATGGCGGCATTCTGGGCAACACGCTCGACAAGGGCGCGGGCTACACGCCGTACTTCGATCACTTCGGCATGAGCTGTGGCTACGAGGTGGTCATGCCCACCGGTGAGGTGTTGCGCACCTCCGATGGGGCGTCTCCCGGGGCCAAGACCCAGTACCTGTCCAAGTATGGGTATGGGCCGTTCATGGATGGCCTCTTCGTGCAGTCGAACCTGGGCATCGTCACCCGGATGGGCGTGTGGTTGATGCCCAGGCCGCCGGTGATCCGCGCGTTCTTCTTTACCTTTCCCGATGACGCGGACTTCGGGGACATCATCGAGCTGATCCGTCCGCTCAAGCTCAACAACGCCGTGCCCACCCTCCTCAAGGTGACGAGCGATCTCTACGCCCTGGGGACCGAGGAGACCTATCCCTTCGAGCGGACCAGCGGACGCACGCCGTTGCCCGACGCGCTGCGCAAAGAGCTCCGGGAGAAGCATGGACTGGGCGCATGGCTCGTCTCCGGGGCGTTCTATGGCCCCACGGAGGAGGCCCTCCAGCCGATGATCGAGCGGATCAAAGCGCACTTCCTCCGCTCCGGCAGGGCTCGCTACATCTCCCATGCCGAGGCGGAGCAGAGCCGGATCCTGAAGATCCACATCGCCACGTTCAGCGGCCAGCCCACCCGGGATGAGCTGGACCTGCTCCGGTGGAGGCCCGGCGGTGGGGCCACCTGGTTCCTGCCGGCCACCCCGATGGTGGGCAAGATCGCCAACGAGCACCAAGCCCTGTCGCGGCGCATCCTGGCGGAGCATGGCTTCGAGTTCGTCACCGAGTATGTCTGCGGCCCTCGGATGAGCCGCGCCCTGCACCTCATTCTGTTCAATCGCCAGGATGCAGAGGAGCGGCAGCGCGCCGGGCGCTGCTTCCGGGCGCTTCTCAAGGCGTACTCCGAGGCGGGCTATCCGATC
- a CDS encoding gamma-glutamyltransferase family protein, translating to MNAAGKLQRAIGGLLVLAILTPASLRAQPTAKPVLHGKHWVAITGKPLAATAGAMVFQKGGNAVDAACAMLAATATMWDVLSWGGETQALIYDPRTRKVVGINALGVAPTGATVAFFQQKNMPYPPEYGPLAAVTPGTPGGLMVMLAEYGTLSLKDVLGPALQMADEGYPIEAQAANGLEKHKEKLKQWRYSREVMLPHLGEAHEAPQPGEVFRQPDLAATLKKLVEAEQRALAAGKNRKQAIQAAYERFYRGDIAREFVRGAQEEGGLVTLEDLSRWKVHIEEPVKTDYKGIEVYKLTTWVQGPVLLQALNILEGQDLKGMGYNSARYIHTLYQAMNLAFADRDFYYGDPYFPPEEPIRGLLSKEYAKQRAKLISGEKNDPDIKPGDPYPFQGSTNPYTQLLTQWPPKPPAAPSAPQTSIEDFERTFYAGTTSIQAADEKGWVVSITPSGGWVPAVIAGRTGVGMSQRMQSFVMNAEESPFNVLEPGKRPRATLTPSLALKNGKPFLSFAVQGGDSQDQNLLQFFLNVVEFGMTVQEAVEAANINSFQMRNSFGDHASKPGKLLLHEQMPPWVRGELKRMGYEMSFEPRTSGPINAISIDSKHGTFWGGSSHYGEDYGIAW from the coding sequence ATGAACGCAGCAGGGAAGCTCCAACGGGCCATCGGTGGCCTGCTTGTCCTGGCGATCCTCACCCCCGCATCACTGCGCGCACAGCCCACCGCCAAGCCGGTGCTCCACGGCAAACACTGGGTGGCCATCACGGGAAAACCGCTCGCCGCCACCGCTGGCGCCATGGTCTTCCAGAAGGGGGGCAACGCGGTGGACGCCGCGTGCGCGATGCTCGCCGCCACCGCCACCATGTGGGACGTGTTGAGCTGGGGGGGCGAGACCCAGGCCCTCATCTATGATCCACGCACCCGCAAGGTGGTGGGCATCAACGCCCTCGGAGTGGCGCCCACGGGGGCCACCGTGGCGTTCTTCCAACAGAAGAACATGCCATATCCCCCCGAGTACGGCCCCCTGGCCGCCGTCACCCCCGGCACCCCCGGGGGACTGATGGTGATGCTGGCGGAGTACGGAACGCTGTCGCTGAAGGATGTGCTGGGCCCTGCCCTCCAGATGGCGGACGAGGGCTATCCCATCGAGGCGCAGGCGGCCAACGGACTCGAGAAACACAAGGAGAAGCTCAAGCAGTGGCGCTACAGCCGAGAGGTGATGTTGCCCCACCTGGGAGAGGCACACGAAGCCCCTCAGCCGGGCGAGGTGTTCCGCCAGCCAGACCTCGCGGCCACGCTGAAAAAGCTCGTGGAGGCGGAGCAGCGAGCGCTGGCGGCGGGCAAGAACCGCAAGCAGGCCATCCAGGCCGCCTACGAGCGCTTCTACCGGGGAGACATTGCCCGCGAGTTCGTCCGCGGAGCCCAGGAAGAAGGCGGGCTCGTCACCCTGGAAGACCTGAGCCGTTGGAAGGTCCACATCGAGGAGCCCGTCAAGACGGACTACAAGGGCATCGAGGTCTACAAGCTCACCACGTGGGTGCAAGGCCCGGTGCTCCTCCAGGCGCTCAACATCCTGGAAGGCCAGGACCTGAAGGGGATGGGCTACAACAGCGCGCGCTACATCCACACCCTCTACCAGGCCATGAACCTGGCCTTCGCGGACCGGGACTTCTACTACGGCGATCCGTACTTCCCTCCGGAAGAGCCCATCCGGGGCCTCCTGTCGAAGGAGTATGCGAAGCAGCGGGCGAAGCTCATCTCGGGAGAGAAGAACGACCCGGACATCAAGCCGGGAGATCCCTACCCTTTTCAGGGAAGCACCAACCCCTACACGCAGCTGCTGACCCAATGGCCCCCCAAGCCTCCCGCCGCGCCAAGCGCTCCCCAGACGAGCATCGAGGACTTCGAGCGCACCTTCTACGCGGGGACGACCTCCATCCAGGCGGCGGACGAGAAAGGCTGGGTGGTGTCGATCACCCCCAGCGGAGGCTGGGTGCCCGCCGTCATCGCGGGCCGCACCGGAGTGGGCATGAGCCAGCGGATGCAGAGCTTCGTGATGAACGCAGAGGAGAGCCCCTTTAACGTGCTGGAGCCGGGCAAGCGCCCCCGGGCCACACTGACACCGAGCCTGGCGTTGAAGAACGGCAAGCCGTTCCTCTCCTTCGCCGTGCAAGGCGGCGACAGCCAGGACCAGAACCTGCTCCAGTTCTTTCTGAACGTGGTGGAGTTCGGGATGACCGTGCAGGAGGCGGTCGAGGCCGCCAACATCAACAGCTTTCAGATGCGCAACTCGTTCGGAGACCATGCCTCAAAGCCGGGCAAGCTGCTGTTGCACGAGCAGATGCCGCCCTGGGTGCGGGGAGAGCTCAAGCGCATGGGGTACGAAATGAGCTTCGAGCCACGGACCTCGGGGCCCATCAACGCCATCTCCATTGACTCGAAACACGGCACCTTCTGGGGCGGCTCCAGCCACTACGGAGAAGACTACGGCATCGCCTGGTAA
- a CDS encoding glycosyltransferase family 39 protein, whose translation MRPFLSSARQMCARHPLAVGLTATFLMSLLLRVLYLQASPDRTWPFSIFFYGDSRFFHLAALEHVRQQPLQATLPYHPPLFPWLLGTLYGLLGEPHGSALPYKLSLAVLNAATVALSWAWWRRLLGPAWSLLAAALFAASFGWLVLSTTYSNEVLYVFFLSATCGLVLHAREGMTGKTVVLLGAVMGLGALTRAEHLYLWPFLLAHGVFHRAPQAALKPLLLRWGAALLICLAVLVPSALRNARMLQELNAQSPELEPLPELTLVTAYGPINFAMANNAQATGGFTPDLINQLGQNGRLDASNPAQRHLLLHGYAEGLRWLAGHPVDAARLWAAKLDRWLEGLSLGFGLSDWPAGLHGSRAPVDVFVPERPWLHWPLALLVLAGGVMSLRTPYRAFSLCTAVVLHRLLVTLAFFGYTRGMLAVFPALIPLLLLPLIAVSHYRPGLSRKVPLILTAAMLFFWVEAGVLAFQEPRNFMASGSTDRASGKLIQDDWVRIWPQP comes from the coding sequence ATGCGCCCGTTCCTCTCCAGCGCCCGACAGATGTGTGCGCGGCATCCGCTGGCCGTGGGCCTCACCGCCACGTTCCTGATGAGCCTCCTTTTGAGGGTCCTGTACCTCCAGGCCTCTCCGGACCGGACCTGGCCGTTCTCCATCTTCTTTTATGGAGACTCGCGCTTCTTCCACCTGGCGGCCCTGGAGCACGTCCGGCAGCAACCCCTGCAAGCCACACTGCCCTATCACCCGCCCCTCTTCCCCTGGCTCCTGGGCACGCTGTACGGGCTGCTGGGGGAGCCCCATGGCAGTGCCTTGCCCTACAAGCTGAGCCTCGCGGTGCTCAACGCGGCCACGGTGGCGTTGTCCTGGGCGTGGTGGCGCCGACTGCTGGGGCCCGCCTGGAGCCTGTTGGCCGCGGCGCTCTTCGCGGCCAGCTTCGGGTGGCTGGTCTTGTCGACGACGTACAGCAACGAGGTGCTGTACGTGTTCTTCCTCTCCGCCACGTGTGGCCTCGTGCTCCACGCCCGTGAAGGAATGACGGGCAAGACCGTGGTGCTGCTGGGCGCCGTCATGGGGCTGGGCGCACTCACGCGGGCCGAGCACCTGTACCTCTGGCCCTTCCTGCTGGCCCATGGGGTCTTCCACCGGGCCCCCCAGGCCGCCCTGAAGCCCCTGCTCCTGCGCTGGGGGGCCGCCCTGCTCATCTGCCTGGCCGTTCTGGTCCCAAGCGCTCTGCGCAACGCGCGAATGCTCCAGGAACTCAACGCGCAGAGCCCGGAGCTCGAGCCCCTGCCGGAGCTGACGCTCGTCACCGCGTACGGCCCCATCAATTTCGCCATGGCCAACAATGCCCAGGCGACGGGGGGATTCACGCCAGACCTGATCAACCAGTTGGGGCAGAACGGCCGCCTCGACGCCTCGAACCCCGCTCAGCGCCACCTGCTGTTGCATGGCTATGCCGAGGGCCTGCGGTGGCTGGCCGGACACCCTGTCGACGCAGCCCGGTTGTGGGCCGCCAAACTGGACCGCTGGCTGGAAGGGTTGAGCCTGGGATTCGGGCTCTCGGACTGGCCCGCCGGCCTGCACGGCTCGCGCGCCCCCGTGGACGTCTTCGTTCCCGAGCGCCCCTGGCTGCACTGGCCCCTGGCGTTGCTCGTCCTCGCAGGGGGTGTGATGTCATTGCGCACCCCCTACCGGGCCTTCAGCCTTTGCACCGCCGTGGTCCTGCACCGCCTGCTCGTGACCCTGGCCTTCTTTGGCTACACACGCGGGATGCTGGCCGTCTTTCCCGCGCTGATACCGCTGCTGCTCCTGCCGCTAATTGCTGTCAGTCATTACCGCCCTGGCCTGTCTCGCAAGGTTCCCTTGATTTTAACGGCTGCCATGTTGTTTTTCTGGGTGGAAGCGGGCGTTCTTGCGTTCCAAGAACCTCGCAACTTCATGGCCAGCGGCAGCACCGATCGGGCCAGCGGCAAGCTCATCCAGGACGACTGGGTGCGAATCTGGCCGCAACCGTAA
- a CDS encoding endopeptidase: MRHVAKLTACCALLSAAASWAIVPPESGPGTLASKAFFKPELTLTISNVPLRELQPQMSTAGLRSWDAFFARNGREFNVYLDARTGTPTSIQGSIPLIPGDGVGNRVTLDGLRQRLGRTIKQVDAATVADLVVQFIADNQDAMAVDPLMLGEPRVTQITPHLWQVHIPQVVDGVPVRHSRVAATISHGNLILIGTEAWSTPQQLSVRPTVAPEQAIAFAGDRLGLLETPSVLWMQPTLEIVPQVRADAQRGQTFIGKVGQGYTYNLAWTYGFQHPGEMEHWKVTVDAQSGEVLAMEDDNHYLDSTIKGGVYPTTNVETCADNTVCGTIQPNSPMPWANTGFAAPDNFTDGAGVYNYSSGTVTTTLNGKYVKINDACGTPSFSSTTGNIDMGGETGDHDCVTDGGGTGNTASARSCFYEINKLKEQARGWLPTNTWLQGQLTANVNINNTCNAFWSPLEANVNFYRSGGGCRNTGEIGAVFDHEWGHGIDDFDANGTLSNSSEGYADIAAIYRLQTSCVGFGFFHTSDRGCGKTLDGSGYNQNEALTGAPWCNTNCSGVRDADWEKHVNKTPATPAEFTCTRCTASSGLCGKQVHCSAAPVRQAAWDFVARDLRAAPYNYDSNTAFMVANKIFYQGSGNVGTWHGCNCTAGTSDGCGATNGYMQWLAADDDNGTLADGTPHMTALYAAYNRHKIACETPAPVNSVCTTAPASAPTPTLTGGDGQVSLQWTPVNNASEYWVMKTEGFAGCDFGKAKIATVTGSSYVDSEVANGRAYCYSVVAASSNAACYSKSSTCTCVTPTCAAPSVPTLGAPDSGTTGVELAAVLDWADSASGAYDVQVATDTDFTTVVASATGVMTSQWAVSPSLNISTTYYWRVRASNSCGGVSDWSAPRSFTTRGCVTLQAPSLSSPTNNATDVDPLLALDWGDRTSATGYEVQVATDEAFSTLVASTTTAASLWAPQTALNSNTTYYWRVRSTDVCGPSAFSGVSKFTTGNVCVPSLATYDTTLKAPACAAGCACDTGPTLINGRGTMTGGNETNRPNTLGGTCVDGNSGTYHSDESLDRMAIKTLDDGPFYAGKQVELAVTIWCYGTSDFLDLYYTTKAAKPSWNTLATNIQACTAADAGKPKTFIHRFPLQKTVTGQQAVRAQFRYQSAAGTCSTGGYNDRDDLIFTVSPR, from the coding sequence ATGCGTCATGTCGCGAAGTTGACCGCCTGTTGTGCCCTGCTCAGTGCAGCGGCCAGCTGGGCGATCGTCCCCCCCGAGTCAGGCCCTGGAACCCTCGCGAGCAAGGCTTTCTTCAAGCCCGAGCTCACCCTGACCATCAGCAACGTGCCCCTGCGCGAGCTCCAGCCGCAGATGTCCACCGCGGGCCTGCGCTCGTGGGACGCGTTCTTCGCGCGCAACGGCCGCGAGTTCAATGTCTACCTGGATGCCCGGACGGGAACCCCCACCTCCATCCAGGGCTCCATCCCCCTCATCCCCGGTGACGGCGTGGGCAACCGCGTCACGCTCGACGGGCTGCGTCAGCGGCTCGGGCGCACCATCAAGCAGGTGGACGCGGCCACCGTCGCAGACCTCGTTGTCCAGTTCATCGCGGACAACCAGGACGCCATGGCCGTGGATCCCCTGATGCTCGGCGAGCCGCGCGTCACGCAGATCACCCCGCACCTCTGGCAGGTGCACATTCCCCAGGTGGTTGACGGCGTGCCCGTGCGGCACAGCCGCGTGGCGGCCACCATCAGCCACGGCAACCTCATCCTCATCGGCACCGAGGCGTGGTCCACGCCCCAGCAGCTCTCCGTGCGCCCCACGGTGGCCCCCGAGCAGGCGATCGCGTTCGCGGGTGACCGGTTGGGCCTGCTCGAGACGCCGAGCGTCCTGTGGATGCAGCCCACGCTGGAGATCGTCCCGCAGGTGCGCGCGGACGCACAGCGCGGCCAGACCTTCATCGGCAAGGTGGGCCAGGGCTACACCTACAACCTGGCGTGGACCTATGGCTTCCAGCATCCCGGGGAGATGGAGCACTGGAAGGTGACGGTGGATGCGCAGTCTGGCGAGGTGCTCGCCATGGAGGACGACAACCACTACCTCGACTCCACCATCAAGGGCGGCGTCTACCCCACCACCAACGTCGAGACGTGCGCCGACAACACCGTGTGCGGCACGATCCAGCCCAACTCCCCCATGCCGTGGGCGAACACGGGCTTCGCGGCCCCCGACAACTTCACGGATGGCGCGGGCGTCTACAACTACTCCTCGGGCACCGTCACCACGACGCTGAACGGCAAGTACGTCAAGATCAACGATGCCTGTGGCACCCCCAGCTTCAGCTCCACGACGGGCAACATCGACATGGGCGGTGAGACGGGCGACCACGACTGCGTCACCGACGGCGGCGGCACGGGCAACACGGCCTCGGCGCGCTCCTGCTTCTACGAGATCAACAAGCTGAAGGAGCAGGCCCGCGGCTGGCTGCCCACCAACACCTGGCTCCAGGGCCAGCTGACCGCCAACGTCAACATCAACAACACCTGCAATGCCTTCTGGAGCCCCCTGGAGGCGAACGTCAACTTCTACCGGAGCGGCGGCGGCTGCCGGAACACGGGCGAGATTGGCGCCGTGTTCGACCACGAGTGGGGCCACGGCATCGACGACTTCGACGCCAACGGCACGCTCAGCAACTCCAGCGAGGGCTACGCGGACATCGCCGCCATCTACCGCCTGCAGACCTCCTGCGTCGGCTTTGGCTTCTTCCACACCTCGGACCGTGGCTGCGGCAAGACGCTGGACGGCTCGGGCTACAACCAGAACGAGGCGCTGACGGGCGCGCCGTGGTGCAACACGAACTGCTCCGGCGTGCGCGACGCGGACTGGGAGAAGCACGTCAACAAGACGCCCGCCACCCCGGCCGAGTTCACGTGCACCCGCTGCACCGCGAGCTCGGGCCTGTGCGGCAAGCAGGTGCACTGCTCCGCCGCTCCCGTGCGCCAGGCCGCGTGGGACTTCGTCGCGCGCGATCTGCGCGCCGCGCCGTACAACTACGACTCGAACACCGCCTTCATGGTGGCCAACAAGATCTTCTACCAGGGCAGCGGCAACGTGGGCACGTGGCACGGCTGCAACTGCACCGCAGGCACCTCGGACGGCTGCGGCGCCACCAACGGCTACATGCAGTGGCTGGCGGCGGACGATGACAACGGCACCCTGGCGGACGGCACCCCGCACATGACGGCCCTCTACGCGGCGTACAACCGCCACAAGATCGCCTGCGAAACGCCGGCCCCCGTCAACTCGGTCTGCACCACCGCGCCGGCCTCGGCCCCTACCCCCACCCTCACCGGGGGGGATGGCCAGGTCTCCCTGCAGTGGACGCCCGTGAACAACGCCTCCGAGTACTGGGTGATGAAGACGGAGGGCTTCGCGGGCTGTGACTTCGGCAAGGCGAAGATCGCCACCGTCACGGGCTCCAGCTACGTCGACAGCGAGGTGGCCAATGGCCGTGCGTACTGCTACTCGGTCGTGGCGGCCAGCTCGAACGCCGCCTGCTACAGCAAGAGCAGCACCTGCACCTGTGTGACGCCGACGTGCGCGGCCCCGTCGGTTCCCACCCTCGGCGCACCCGACTCCGGTACCACGGGCGTGGAGCTGGCCGCGGTCCTGGATTGGGCGGATTCGGCGAGCGGCGCCTACGACGTGCAGGTGGCCACGGACACCGACTTCACCACCGTGGTGGCATCCGCCACTGGCGTGATGACCAGTCAGTGGGCCGTCTCCCCCTCCCTGAACATCTCCACCACCTATTACTGGCGGGTGCGGGCCTCCAACTCCTGCGGCGGTGTCAGTGACTGGAGTGCGCCGCGCTCCTTCACCACGCGCGGCTGTGTGACGCTGCAGGCGCCCTCGCTGAGCAGCCCGACGAACAACGCCACGGACGTCGATCCCCTCCTCGCGCTGGACTGGGGTGACCGCACGAGCGCCACGGGCTACGAGGTCCAGGTCGCCACGGACGAGGCCTTCTCCACCCTGGTGGCTTCGACCACGACGGCGGCCAGCCTCTGGGCGCCCCAGACGGCCCTGAACAGCAACACCACGTACTACTGGCGGGTGCGCTCGACCGATGTCTGCGGGCCCAGCGCCTTCAGCGGCGTGTCCAAGTTCACCACCGGCAATGTCTGCGTGCCGTCCCTCGCCACCTACGACACCACCCTGAAGGCCCCGGCCTGCGCGGCGGGCTGCGCCTGCGACACCGGACCCACGCTCATCAACGGCCGTGGAACCATGACGGGTGGCAACGAGACGAACCGGCCCAACACCCTCGGCGGCACGTGCGTCGATGGAAACAGCGGCACCTACCACTCGGATGAGAGCCTCGACCGCATGGCCATCAAGACCCTGGACGACGGCCCCTTCTACGCGGGCAAGCAGGTCGAACTCGCGGTGACGATCTGGTGCTACGGCACTTCGGACTTCCTGGACCTGTACTACACGACGAAGGCGGCCAAGCCGTCCTGGAACACGCTGGCCACGAACATCCAGGCCTGCACGGCCGCGGACGCGGGCAAGCCGAAGACGTTCATCCACCGGTTCCCCCTGCAGAAGACCGTGACGGGGCAGCAGGCCGTTCGCGCCCAGTTCCGGTACCAGAGCGCGGCGGGCACCTGCTCGACGGGCGGCTACAACGACCGTGACGACCTGATCTTCACGGTCTCGCCCCGCTAA